The proteins below are encoded in one region of Vespula pensylvanica isolate Volc-1 chromosome 4, ASM1446617v1, whole genome shotgun sequence:
- the LOC122628920 gene encoding kinesin-like protein KIN-4C, which translates to MPRVKRKEKQVVQHESKQISIAIQTDNIDNVEIIRLQEQLKILQLENDNLRKHAGGNFLSSKNLSAKINTDIVQSPRKINETVKDPQILKSSTKQKICTCKGNCSSKICGCVKHQRKCGPTCKCNNQACQNQELENKENIKSTQYEMLNQTQKLEEMSMKDETIHQNLFSPVGTENEVKLDNIQFEEISFDSKKKLMFEDENIQEKEPVVKKSLNQKKKKNKPQHEDKDDIPEVNTSFDPMKPKRQLPRTPPHANINSESDNVLNNVETPTEKIEQKDDIIPEVLNQENVDLDKLSIELVKCNKCKRKFYPWRVEVHESACHRL; encoded by the exons CAAACAAATATCTATAGCTATTCAGACTGATAATATTGACAATGTCGAAATAATTCGTTTGcaagaacaattaaaaatattacaattagaGAATGATAATCTTAGAAAGCATGCGGGtggtaattttctttcttcaaaaaacTTATCTGCAAAAATTAATACGGATATCGTTCAAAGTCCAAGAAAGATTAATGAAACAGTGAAAGATCCtcaaattttaaaaagttctACCAAGCAAAAAATATGTACTTGCAAAGGTAATTGTTCTTCCAAAATATGCGGTTGTGTTAAGCACCAACGTAAATGTGGTCCGACTTGTAAATGTAACAATCAAGCTTGCCAGAACCAG gAATtggaaaataaggaaaatataaagagtACGCAATATGAGATGCTAAATCAAACGCAAAAGTTAGAAGAGATGTCTATGAAAGATGAAACTATACATCAGAATTTATTCAGTCCTGTAGGAACAGAGAATGAAGTTAAGCTCGATAACATTCAGTTTgaagaaatatctttcgatagtaaaaaaaaattaatgtttgaagatgaaaatattcaagaaaaagagCCGGTTGTAAAGAAGAgtttaaatcaaaaaaaaaagaaaaataaaccaCAACATGAAGATAAGGACGATATCCCtgag GTGAATACGAGCTTTGATCCTATGAAACCAAAACGTCAATTGCCACGAACTCCACCACATGCCAATATTAATTCTGAATCTGATAATGTTCTAAATAATGTTGAAACACCTACagaaaaaattgaacaaaaagATGATATTATTCCAGAAG tGTTGAATCAAGAGAATGTAGATTTGGATAAACTCAGTATAGAACTcgttaaatgtaataaatgcaaaagaaaGTTTTATCCATGGAGAGTAGAAGTACATGAAAGTGCTTGTCATAGATTGTAA